One part of the Mariniflexile litorale genome encodes these proteins:
- a CDS encoding TonB-dependent receptor — MTNFLFFKRQHIKPLGFFILMFMVCTGMNAQSTITGSVSASDGPIPGANVILKGTNTGAATNFDGEFVLNNVPANGVLVFSFLGYKTKEVLINDQKRINVILELDTAALDEVVVIGYGTQRKESVTGSVASIKGEEMRDVPSANITQSLQGRVSGVEFAQSSTKPGASMQIRVRGTRSLNASNDPLIVLDGIPFAGSITDLNPTDIKSVDILKDASSTAIYGSRGANGVILVTTNKGSKGQEAKISYTSYFGVKNIFAKYPMMNGEQFVKLRTEANIYQNPGLDESNDVNTDWQDLLFGTATVTSHDIGISGGGEKSNYNFGLGYYKDESVLPGQDYERISLRASIDQEIGEYIKVGFTTNNNYSVSNGNSLGIYGTLNSSPISDPYNDDGSLKRVIQMPADPQWVYTRNSIEALGDRYIDQTRSLGSYNSVYGVVQIPGIEGLSYRINLGLNYRQSNSGYYQGEGVFSDNPTTVSSAAISNSHTTSWTIENILSYDRTFADKHNFNVLALYSSEENSYNKSRITAKDIPTDSFQFYNLGRANEQPVVDPKEQLYSVSGLQSVMGRLMYSYDNRYMLSASYRTDGSSRLAPGHKWVSYPAVSVGWNIHNESFMEDVSLINSLKLRAGYGTTSNQSIDPYSTLGQLGTTPYNYGDTYTTGFSISELPNPDLGWEKSTTMNYGLDFSILNNRLSGTVDYYNTKTTDLLFRVALPQTSGVGSYMANIGESENKGLEFALNAVILDNPDGLTWDVGINVYTNKNELTKLASGLDRDESNWWFVGHPIDVIYDYKAVGLWNQDDPQYQYLKTFEPGGAAGMIKAEYTGDYNPDGSPVRAIGPDDRQIMSMQADFQGGFNTRLTYKSIDLSIVGTFKSGGLLIATPYGSNGYLNILTGRRGNIDVDYWTPDNTDAKFPKPGGIGGDQPRYLNSLSYIDASYMKIRTITLGYNFEQSEWFKNTGIDKLRLYVTAQNPFVFFSPYKKLSGMDPETNSFANENSAVTIGADDQRKRLLTIGTNTPTTTNYVVGLNISF, encoded by the coding sequence ATGACAAACTTTTTATTTTTTAAGAGACAACACATTAAACCTCTGGGATTTTTTATTCTCATGTTTATGGTTTGTACAGGAATGAATGCACAAAGTACCATTACGGGATCAGTCTCAGCTTCTGACGGGCCAATACCTGGTGCTAATGTAATTTTGAAAGGCACAAACACTGGAGCGGCTACTAATTTTGATGGTGAATTTGTACTAAATAATGTACCAGCTAACGGCGTTTTGGTTTTTAGCTTTTTAGGTTACAAGACCAAAGAGGTATTAATAAACGATCAAAAACGAATTAATGTAATACTTGAACTTGACACCGCTGCTTTAGACGAAGTTGTTGTGATAGGGTATGGTACACAACGAAAAGAATCTGTAACGGGTTCTGTTGCTTCAATTAAAGGAGAAGAAATGCGCGATGTCCCTTCTGCCAATATTACTCAATCTTTACAAGGTAGAGTCTCAGGGGTTGAATTTGCGCAAAGTTCTACAAAACCGGGAGCTTCTATGCAAATTCGTGTGCGTGGTACACGTTCATTAAATGCTAGTAACGATCCTTTAATTGTATTAGATGGTATTCCTTTCGCAGGTTCTATTACCGATCTAAACCCCACCGATATAAAAAGCGTTGACATTCTTAAGGATGCTTCTTCAACAGCTATTTATGGGTCTCGGGGGGCTAACGGTGTCATATTAGTTACTACGAATAAAGGAAGTAAAGGACAAGAAGCTAAAATAAGCTATACTAGCTATTTTGGTGTTAAAAATATTTTTGCTAAATATCCTATGATGAATGGTGAACAATTTGTTAAACTTCGTACAGAAGCAAATATTTATCAAAATCCTGGTTTAGATGAATCAAATGATGTGAATACCGATTGGCAAGACTTACTCTTTGGTACAGCCACAGTAACAAGTCACGATATAGGTATTTCTGGCGGCGGTGAAAAAAGTAACTATAATTTTGGTTTAGGTTATTATAAAGATGAATCTGTACTTCCTGGTCAAGATTACGAACGTATTTCACTACGAGCATCTATCGATCAAGAAATAGGCGAATATATTAAAGTTGGTTTTACAACAAACAATAACTATTCAGTTAGTAATGGTAACAGCTTAGGCATCTACGGTACTTTAAATTCGTCACCTATATCAGATCCTTATAATGATGACGGGTCGTTAAAAAGAGTGATACAAATGCCTGCAGACCCACAGTGGGTATATACACGAAATAGTATAGAAGCTTTAGGTGATCGTTATATTGATCAGACCCGAAGTTTAGGATCTTATAATTCAGTATACGGTGTGGTTCAAATTCCAGGTATCGAAGGTTTGAGCTATCGTATAAATCTTGGGTTGAATTATCGTCAATCCAATAGTGGTTATTATCAAGGTGAAGGTGTTTTTAGTGATAATCCTACAACTGTATCATCGGCTGCTATTAGCAATTCTCATACTACCAGTTGGACCATTGAAAACATCCTTTCTTATGATCGCACCTTTGCAGATAAACATAACTTTAATGTATTAGCATTATATTCTTCTGAAGAAAATTCATATAATAAATCGCGAATTACAGCCAAAGATATTCCTACAGATTCTTTTCAATTCTACAATCTGGGGCGTGCTAATGAACAACCTGTAGTTGATCCTAAAGAACAATTGTACTCTGTTAGTGGATTACAATCTGTAATGGGGCGTTTAATGTATTCTTATGACAACCGCTATATGCTTTCAGCAAGTTACAGAACTGATGGATCCTCAAGATTAGCTCCAGGGCACAAGTGGGTTTCATATCCAGCTGTTTCTGTTGGGTGGAACATTCACAATGAATCTTTTATGGAAGATGTTAGTTTAATAAATTCATTAAAACTACGTGCTGGTTATGGCACCACTTCTAACCAATCTATCGATCCTTATTCTACCCTTGGTCAATTAGGGACTACCCCATACAATTATGGAGACACTTATACAACTGGATTTAGTATATCAGAATTACCTAACCCTGATTTAGGTTGGGAAAAATCTACAACAATGAACTATGGGTTAGATTTTAGTATATTAAATAACCGCTTATCTGGTACAGTAGATTATTACAATACAAAAACCACAGATCTTTTATTTAGAGTTGCTTTACCACAAACATCTGGAGTTGGTAGTTACATGGCAAATATAGGCGAATCGGAAAATAAAGGGCTTGAGTTTGCTCTTAATGCAGTTATATTAGACAATCCAGATGGTTTAACATGGGATGTGGGTATTAATGTTTACACAAATAAAAATGAGCTTACAAAACTAGCATCTGGTCTTGATAGAGATGAGAGTAACTGGTGGTTTGTAGGCCATCCAATAGATGTGATTTATGATTATAAAGCTGTAGGTCTTTGGAATCAAGACGATCCTCAATATCAATATTTAAAAACATTTGAACCAGGTGGTGCTGCAGGTATGATTAAAGCTGAATATACTGGTGATTATAATCCTGATGGTTCCCCTGTTCGAGCTATCGGTCCCGATGACAGACAAATTATGAGTATGCAGGCTGATTTTCAAGGTGGGTTTAACACCCGTTTAACTTACAAAAGTATCGATTTAAGTATTGTAGGTACTTTTAAAAGTGGCGGACTACTTATTGCCACACCTTATGGATCCAATGGATACCTAAATATCTTAACTGGTCGTAGAGGTAATATAGACGTGGATTACTGGACACCAGATAACACAGATGCTAAATTTCCGAAACCAGGTGGTATAGGAGGTGATCAACCTAGGTATCTTAACTCATTGTCATATATTGATGCTTCATATATGAAAATTAGAACGATTACATTAGGTTATAATTTTGAACAAAGCGAATGGTTTAAAAATACTGGTATTGATAAATTGAGACTTTATGTAACAGCACAAAACCCATTTGTATTTTTCTCACCTTACAAAAAACTCTCTGGTATGGATCCAGAAACCAATTCATTTGCTAATGAAAATTCTGCTGTGACTATTGGTGCAGATGACCAAAGAAAGCGTTTGTTAACTATTGGTACAAATACACCAACCACAACGAACTATGTAGTCGGTCTTAATATCTCATTCTAA
- a CDS encoding RagB/SusD family nutrient uptake outer membrane protein: protein MKRIQIKTFIASTTLMVLVLLGCSDILEEQPRSIYTPEYLKTEKGIFGGLTALYAHTRNFYGSGYYLSGVQSGTDESTWGQNVNNDAKNADFSGVGNLSSQNNPYGGIWGVFPNINTASGIIENGKAIGSISDALIAEARFFRAFDYFLLVQNFGGVPLDLGAGELKFNTSIVRTSVRNTVPEVYTKAIFPDLLQAITDLPDENSRATGTVNKTVARLYLSQAYLTYAWWLQNPNNIPTYPAAPRTDPDGHDANWYFQQAYDIAADGINMRPGSIGLLDYYYDVNEGSNDRNKEMLLYADHTEGSDLYNGAVVSGWGSGGSPGNFAGWLATWDYTAIRSATTPGATTSGYSIGSVGREAVQPHGRPWTGFAPTHQTIKNTFADKTNDSRYDGSFTTVYRGNWQRNGNTATTLYNANGLPVQMEDPILTFIDIDNPAIVYPSDAGKSGVGAGELPGRSDWIVTPTGISRLMFPGLWKLGPYRTDNGNTLGQANVTYTRPFPIAKFSELYFIAAEAAVKGASTSAIDGTNGSALALINVIRARAGKWRYDNNAKTIKIQDNSAAMVNATISPITIDYILDERTREYYGEGKRWYDLARTQTWHTRAASYTICGTNKGDHTPVIVPRTIPLTAYLRPIPQSQFDRMEGTDANIAAYQNPGYE from the coding sequence ATGAAAAGAATACAAATTAAAACATTTATAGCATCAACAACCTTAATGGTGTTGGTTTTGCTTGGTTGCTCAGATATTTTAGAGGAACAACCACGTAGTATTTATACCCCCGAATATTTGAAAACTGAAAAAGGTATATTTGGAGGATTAACCGCTTTATATGCACACACCCGTAACTTTTACGGTAGCGGTTATTATTTGTCTGGGGTGCAGTCTGGTACCGATGAAAGTACTTGGGGACAGAACGTTAACAATGATGCAAAAAATGCCGATTTTTCTGGAGTAGGAAACCTTTCTTCTCAAAACAATCCTTATGGTGGAATTTGGGGAGTGTTTCCAAATATTAACACTGCTAGTGGAATTATCGAAAATGGAAAGGCCATTGGCTCAATTTCTGATGCATTAATAGCAGAAGCTAGATTTTTTAGAGCATTCGATTACTTTTTGTTAGTACAAAATTTTGGAGGAGTTCCTTTAGATCTTGGTGCCGGAGAATTAAAATTTAATACATCAATAGTTCGTACATCTGTACGTAACACCGTTCCTGAAGTTTATACAAAAGCTATTTTTCCAGATTTACTACAAGCTATAACAGATTTACCTGATGAAAATTCTAGAGCCACAGGAACTGTAAATAAAACTGTTGCACGTTTATACCTGTCTCAAGCTTATTTAACGTATGCCTGGTGGTTACAAAATCCAAATAACATACCTACTTATCCAGCGGCTCCTAGAACCGATCCCGATGGTCATGACGCGAATTGGTATTTTCAGCAAGCCTATGATATAGCTGCGGATGGGATTAACATGCGTCCTGGTTCTATAGGTTTACTTGATTATTATTACGATGTAAATGAAGGATCAAACGACCGTAATAAAGAAATGCTATTGTATGCAGATCATACAGAAGGTAGTGATTTGTATAATGGTGCTGTTGTTTCTGGATGGGGGTCTGGTGGTTCTCCTGGAAATTTTGCAGGATGGTTGGCAACATGGGATTATACGGCAATAAGAAGTGCTACCACACCTGGTGCCACAACTAGTGGTTATAGTATTGGTTCTGTGGGACGTGAAGCTGTGCAGCCTCATGGGCGCCCATGGACCGGCTTTGCTCCTACACATCAAACCATTAAAAATACGTTTGCTGATAAAACAAACGATTCTCGTTATGATGGTTCTTTCACAACCGTTTACCGTGGCAACTGGCAAAGAAATGGAAATACAGCAACTACATTATACAATGCTAATGGCTTGCCAGTTCAAATGGAAGACCCCATATTAACTTTTATAGATATAGACAATCCTGCAATTGTTTACCCAAGTGATGCTGGTAAAAGTGGTGTGGGTGCTGGTGAATTACCAGGAAGATCAGATTGGATAGTAACCCCTACTGGAATAAGCAGACTCATGTTTCCGGGTCTATGGAAACTTGGTCCTTATCGTACTGATAATGGAAATACTTTAGGACAAGCAAACGTTACTTATACACGTCCTTTCCCAATTGCAAAATTTTCTGAGCTTTATTTTATAGCCGCAGAAGCAGCTGTAAAAGGAGCTTCTACATCAGCAATAGACGGTACAAATGGAAGTGCCTTAGCGTTAATAAATGTAATTCGTGCTCGTGCAGGCAAATGGCGTTATGACAACAACGCTAAAACTATCAAAATTCAGGATAATAGCGCTGCAATGGTGAATGCTACCATTAGCCCTATTACTATTGATTACATTTTAGATGAACGTACCCGTGAATATTATGGTGAAGGAAAGCGTTGGTATGATTTAGCTCGTACACAAACATGGCACACAAGAGCTGCATCTTACACTATTTGCGGAACGAATAAAGGAGATCATACTCCTGTAATTGTTCCTCGTACAATTCCATTAACAGCATATTTACGCCCCATTCCACAAAGTCAATTTGATAGAATGGAAGGTACTGATGCTAATATTGCGGCTTATCAAAACCCCGGTTATGAATAA
- a CDS encoding TonB-dependent receptor codes for MTHFLLIKSRHTKQLGFLILMYMFCTGMNAQISVSGNVSDVDGPIPGVNVILKGSNNGAATDFDGKFTISNVPSNGVLVFSFLGYKTTEVSINNQQEINVTLEADTATLDEVVVIGYGAVKRGDLTGAVSSVSSEAISQSVSTTIDQVLQGRAAGVQLQQNNGAPGTSSSIRIRGISSLNLSNEPIFVIDGVIIDGYSGSNDNPLSAINPSDIVSMDVLKDASATAIYGSRASGGVIIITTKRGKKGQLSMTYDTYIGWQELPKKLAVLNLQEYAIHKNTRADLGIVQRDNNFIRPDLLGEGTDWQEELFNNAMMQSHNLSVAGGTEKSTYALGIGYLDQEGTAIGSDFNRFNLRGVIDTQVKDFLKVGVNLAFSNSKQTTTINDWALIPTALKQTPNVAVRNADGSFDGPDTDQFVQNNPIGLASINDNHNEKAGLRANTYAEITFMKGLTLKTTYALDYGFGNTYQFRPSYTFGAINNTIRESTRSKSYNKFWSWNNILTYDKQFDKHNITMMLGQEMQENHWEYLSGYRSGFLTNGATDLDAGDATTAKNENRSGTSAIKSYFGRFLYAFDDKYLLTTTLRRDGSSKFIEDNRWGWFPSAALAWKISNENFLKNSSTINNVKLRLGWGVVGNQNVPNNAYTSTYRAVATNWGTGLLAGNTANTDLKWETTYSSNVGLDLSLFNNRIELIADVYYKKTKDLLLEVPLPAFVGTSGNGSTSAPWVNIGSLENKGLELTLNTVNYDIKDFSWNSNFIFSLNRNKVLSLNNEAGVLNKTLQQGSDVTNVTRTAVGQPVGQFYGYKVIGRFENATDFYYKNDNGDIIPTALPANMGIGENGVWIGDYIFEDKDNSGVIDESDLQYIGNPAPDFTFGIGNTFTYKGFDLNVLVTGSYGNDIVNYQRRFLENPRGNTNLLKTALGYAQLSLIDPNGPNDYRNVQITGGDSYMPRIAASSGASESNFRFSDRFVEDGSYVRIKNISFGYNFPQEWISKFNLQNVKIYANMQNVFTFTKYTGYDPEVGSINQDALLTGIDNGRYPSPSILTVGLNVKF; via the coding sequence ATGACACACTTTTTACTTATTAAAAGCAGACATACTAAACAGTTAGGATTTTTAATTCTAATGTATATGTTTTGTACTGGGATGAATGCCCAAATATCGGTATCTGGAAACGTTTCTGATGTGGATGGTCCTATTCCTGGAGTAAATGTAATTTTAAAAGGCTCTAATAATGGAGCCGCAACAGATTTTGATGGAAAATTTACGATTAGCAATGTTCCATCTAACGGAGTTTTAGTATTTAGCTTTTTAGGCTATAAAACCACTGAAGTATCTATTAATAACCAACAAGAAATCAATGTAACACTTGAAGCAGATACAGCAACGTTAGATGAAGTTGTAGTGATAGGCTATGGCGCTGTGAAACGAGGTGATTTAACAGGTGCTGTATCATCTGTTTCTAGCGAGGCTATAAGCCAATCAGTTTCTACTACTATTGATCAGGTTTTACAAGGGCGTGCAGCTGGTGTCCAACTTCAGCAAAATAATGGAGCGCCTGGAACGTCATCATCTATACGTATTAGAGGTATAAGTTCATTGAATTTATCAAACGAGCCGATTTTTGTTATTGATGGCGTTATTATAGATGGTTATTCAGGATCTAATGATAATCCGTTATCAGCTATCAACCCATCAGATATTGTTTCTATGGATGTGTTAAAAGATGCTTCTGCAACTGCTATTTATGGGTCTAGAGCCTCAGGTGGTGTTATTATTATTACGACTAAACGAGGTAAAAAAGGACAACTATCAATGACATATGATACTTATATAGGTTGGCAAGAATTACCTAAAAAATTAGCTGTACTTAATTTACAAGAGTATGCTATACATAAAAATACACGTGCCGATTTAGGAATTGTGCAGCGTGATAATAATTTTATACGTCCTGATTTATTAGGAGAAGGAACCGATTGGCAAGAAGAATTATTCAACAATGCCATGATGCAAAGTCATAACTTGTCTGTTGCAGGAGGTACAGAAAAAAGCACCTATGCCTTAGGAATTGGTTATTTAGATCAAGAAGGAACGGCTATTGGTTCAGATTTTAATCGTTTTAATTTAAGAGGTGTTATTGATACTCAGGTAAAAGACTTTTTGAAAGTGGGCGTTAATTTAGCATTTTCCAATTCTAAACAAACAACAACTATTAATGATTGGGCTTTAATTCCAACTGCACTAAAGCAAACCCCAAATGTGGCTGTTCGTAATGCCGATGGTTCATTTGATGGGCCTGATACAGATCAATTTGTACAAAACAATCCAATTGGTTTGGCTTCAATTAATGATAATCATAATGAAAAAGCAGGATTACGAGCCAATACTTATGCCGAAATAACATTTATGAAGGGTCTTACACTTAAAACCACCTATGCTTTAGATTATGGTTTTGGAAACACCTATCAATTTAGACCATCATACACTTTTGGAGCTATAAATAATACCATTAGAGAAAGTACCCGTTCAAAATCTTATAATAAATTTTGGAGTTGGAATAATATTTTAACGTATGACAAGCAATTTGATAAACATAATATTACAATGATGCTTGGTCAAGAAATGCAGGAAAATCATTGGGAATATTTAAGTGGTTATAGATCAGGGTTTCTTACCAACGGAGCTACCGATTTAGATGCAGGTGATGCTACAACAGCCAAAAACGAAAATAGAAGCGGCACGAGTGCAATTAAATCCTATTTTGGAAGATTTTTATATGCTTTTGATGACAAATATTTATTAACCACAACCTTGCGTAGAGATGGCTCTTCAAAATTTATAGAAGACAATCGTTGGGGATGGTTTCCATCTGCAGCTTTAGCTTGGAAAATTTCTAATGAAAATTTTTTAAAAAACAGTAGTACAATTAATAACGTTAAGCTTCGTTTAGGTTGGGGAGTTGTGGGAAATCAGAATGTGCCTAATAATGCTTATACATCAACTTATAGAGCTGTTGCTACAAACTGGGGAACAGGTTTGTTAGCTGGAAATACAGCGAATACTGATTTAAAATGGGAAACAACATATTCTAGCAATGTAGGTTTAGATCTTAGTCTTTTTAATAATCGGATAGAATTGATTGCTGATGTTTATTATAAAAAAACAAAAGACCTTTTATTAGAAGTCCCGCTTCCTGCCTTTGTAGGAACCTCTGGAAACGGATCTACATCTGCACCGTGGGTAAATATTGGGTCTCTTGAAAATAAAGGATTAGAACTTACTTTAAATACTGTGAATTATGATATAAAAGATTTTTCATGGAATTCTAACTTTATTTTTTCTCTTAATAGAAATAAAGTGCTATCGCTTAATAATGAAGCAGGCGTTTTAAACAAAACGCTTCAACAAGGTTCAGATGTTACAAATGTTACACGTACCGCTGTTGGGCAACCAGTTGGTCAGTTTTATGGATATAAAGTGATTGGGCGTTTCGAAAATGCTACTGATTTTTATTATAAAAATGATAATGGAGATATTATACCAACAGCATTACCAGCAAATATGGGAATTGGTGAAAACGGTGTTTGGATAGGCGATTACATATTTGAGGATAAAGACAATAGTGGTGTTATAGACGAAAGCGATCTTCAATATATTGGTAATCCAGCACCAGATTTTACATTTGGTATAGGAAACACCTTTACTTATAAAGGCTTTGATTTAAACGTTTTAGTAACGGGGTCTTATGGTAATGACATTGTGAATTATCAGCGTCGCTTTTTAGAAAATCCTAGAGGAAATACGAATTTGTTAAAAACAGCTTTAGGTTATGCGCAATTAAGCTTAATTGACCCTAACGGACCAAATGATTATCGGAACGTACAAATTACAGGTGGTGACTCCTACATGCCTCGTATAGCGGCATCTTCGGGAGCATCAGAATCTAACTTCCGTTTTAGTGATCGATTTGTTGAAGATGGTTCTTACGTAAGAATTAAAAACATTTCTTTCGGGTATAATTTTCCTCAAGAATGGATTTCAAAGTTCAACCTTCAAAATGTAAAAATTTATGCAAACATGCAAAATGTATTCACATTTACTAAATACACAGGTTATGATCCTGAAGTTGGTTCTATAAACCAAGATGCGCTTTTAACAGGTATTGATAACGGACGTTATCCTTCACCAAGTATACTTACTGTTGGATTAAATGTTAAATTTTAA
- a CDS encoding RagB/SusD family nutrient uptake outer membrane protein: protein MKTKNIIYIVLIMIFPILWTSCSDLLDVEPEDLVTEENFYQSEDDFKAATAPLYSIVWSDFNSKFYFGLGDGRSYNLYAPFSDYVYPFSDLTETSLTGPLVSAWGSFYNVIQQSNNVIIGIQGSRVDEDTKKPYIAEARFMRGTAYWYLASLWGDVIISTDPKELVKNPIVNKNSIQDVYEFAMRDLEYAAKFLPEQASQAGRLTKYSAFGMLSRVYLSYSGLSDNPNSGTRNQEYLDLAKKAAEKVLTEGPYMLMDDYEDLFMIDNNNNSESMFALQWVPNGDWGLKNEHQAFFALSSEITGDDAAWGYWTRASYDVLKEYESNDVRRRATFMGDGDFYPEINISNGGYTVDHTDDFLTVKKGVVGSAKDNPKISKQNSALNTYMLRLGEVYLNYVEATLGNNTSTSDASALAYINELRDRAGLEDKTSLTYADIIHERRVELCMEGQYWYDLVRRSYYQQQEVVNYITQQKRGTITPFNYDTATNTVTVDATQDASSRAIGTIDPSVLLLPYPEPEVVQNPLLKVAPVPYEFTETRITDLF, encoded by the coding sequence ATGAAAACAAAAAATATCATATACATCGTTCTTATAATGATTTTCCCTATTCTTTGGACGAGCTGTAGCGATCTTCTAGATGTAGAACCAGAAGATTTAGTTACTGAAGAAAATTTCTACCAATCAGAAGATGATTTTAAAGCAGCAACCGCCCCTTTATATAGCATCGTTTGGTCAGATTTTAACAGTAAATTTTATTTTGGATTGGGAGACGGTCGTTCTTACAACCTATATGCGCCTTTTTCAGATTATGTTTATCCATTTAGTGATTTAACGGAAACAAGCTTAACGGGGCCATTAGTAAGTGCCTGGGGGTCATTTTATAATGTTATTCAGCAATCCAATAACGTCATAATAGGAATTCAAGGAAGTCGTGTTGATGAAGATACTAAAAAACCATATATAGCTGAAGCGCGTTTTATGCGTGGAACAGCCTATTGGTATTTAGCATCTTTATGGGGTGATGTTATTATTTCAACAGATCCTAAAGAATTAGTAAAAAACCCTATTGTAAATAAAAATTCGATCCAAGATGTTTATGAATTTGCCATGCGCGATTTGGAATATGCTGCCAAATTTCTTCCTGAACAAGCATCTCAAGCTGGGCGCTTAACAAAATACAGTGCTTTTGGAATGTTATCTCGTGTTTATCTCTCTTATTCAGGTTTAAGCGATAACCCTAATAGTGGCACAAGAAATCAAGAGTATCTAGATTTAGCAAAAAAAGCAGCAGAAAAAGTACTTACAGAAGGACCTTATATGTTAATGGATGACTATGAAGATTTATTTATGATAGACAATAATAACAATTCAGAATCTATGTTTGCCTTACAATGGGTACCAAATGGAGACTGGGGTCTTAAAAATGAACATCAGGCCTTTTTTGCCTTAAGTTCTGAAATTACAGGTGATGATGCTGCTTGGGGCTATTGGACGAGAGCTTCTTATGATGTTTTAAAAGAGTATGAATCAAACGATGTGCGTCGCAGAGCAACTTTTATGGGTGACGGTGATTTTTATCCAGAAATTAATATCTCCAATGGCGGATACACCGTTGATCATACTGATGATTTTCTTACGGTTAAAAAAGGCGTTGTAGGTTCTGCAAAAGATAATCCTAAAATTTCAAAACAAAACTCAGCATTAAACACATATATGTTACGTTTAGGAGAAGTCTATTTAAATTATGTCGAAGCTACTTTAGGAAATAATACTAGTACTTCTGATGCTTCTGCTTTAGCTTATATAAATGAACTACGTGACAGAGCAGGTCTAGAAGATAAAACGAGTCTTACTTATGCCGATATTATACATGAACGAAGAGTAGAATTATGCATGGAAGGTCAGTATTGGTACGACTTAGTAAGACGTTCATATTACCAGCAACAAGAAGTCGTTAATTATATAACGCAACAAAAACGAGGTACCATTACACCTTTTAATTATGATACTGCAACAAATACTGTTACTGTTGATGCTACCCAAGATGCTAGCTCGCGTGCTATAGGCACTATAGATCCATCCGTATTACTACTACCTTATCCAGAACCAGAAGTCGTACAAAACCCTTTATTAAAAGTAGCTCCAGTACCTTATGAATTTACGGAAACTAGAATAACAGATTTATTCTAA